In Micromonospora ferruginea, the sequence ATGTCCTCCGGGGTGAGGTCGACCTTGCGCTTGCGCAGCACGGCGAGGATCCGCCGGCCGGGCTCGGGCAGGTCCAGGTCCGGGTCGGGGCCGAACGCCTCCTCCCCCGACCCGCGGGTCAGCAGCCACTGTCGTAGCTGCTCGGAGGGCACGTTCACCTCGGCGTGGAAGTCGTCCCAGATCACCTCGACCTCGGGGTCGAGTCGCGCCTCCCGTACCATCACGCCTCCTCTCCCGGCGGCGGCCCGGACTCCTCC encodes:
- a CDS encoding DUF3140 domain-containing protein; protein product: MVREARLDPEVEVIWDDFHAEVNVPSEQLRQWLLTRGSGEEAFGPDPDLDLPEPGRRILAVLRKRKVDLTPEDIEVMREAITRIRELTAEKPGRGNADDEWRHALLDLGHDVLVER